The DNA region CGTAGATTTCTTAGCCGCGCGTCCATCCTAGCTCTCGCGTCTTTATGTTCAATGCTCGTCTATTAATGTCGACCTTAGAAAAGACACGATCTCACCAACTCGGTCGTTTGGTCGTCTCTTCTGCACGACGTGTCAGAAGATGATCCGGCTCGGGTCGTATAAATatacttgtaaatattctTCGGCTTGAAGGGACGAGATTTCTGATAGATAGTATGAGGAGTAATTCAGGAGTAATTCGTATGCTGACGTGATGCCTTTATGGCATCTAGAAAGttgtttttataattaaaagaaaatacaaattctAAAGACCATTTAACATTCAAATCAAACTTCAGGACCTGCGTTTATTCGATTTTCTGGCACTGATAGAATGAGGATTTCCGTTGTTTTTCTGCTgcataaatatctaattagaTATCAGGATCTGACCTCCGTTACCGTCGACACTTACGCATATGGCTAGTTTGACAGATCTGGCATGACTCGCATTTAGCTCCTGAGATGACTGGGGACAGCGCTATGGTAGCAAAGCGAACTTGGAATGGGGTTAGCAATATCCGCCGAGTAATCAACACCGAGATGTTCGTTAGAGGGAAGCCCATAACCCGGGTTACTCAGAGGAGAGTGGGTTGGGGGTTTGCATTGGCCACACAGATTAAGGCTACGTGGAGTAGGGAGGCGACTGTTTGGAGGAGAGCATACTGCGAAAGCGCTTTTTAACGATAGTTTTCACATAAGACGaacaaattttatatatttaaaactaCTAATTTTCCTGGGAAGACAGGAGTCTCCTAGCCGATTTAACTACCCGAGTGCGGTTGAGCTAGGCAGACCCGTCTAGCGGACGCCTGGGCACAGCAGAGTGACGAAAACTTCGCTACTTATGGtttaagtattttcagaaatttctaAAGACCTTTTAACTggtaattttcatgaaaaataagtaGTTTCCTTAACTATACACAAAAATCTTCTTCttctatcaaaatcaaatgttttcctttttttcgtGCGGGACCTTTATCTGTCTCAAGTTCAGAATCATATGCGTCACTAAGCTTAGATTGAGATAATGGATCTGAAGAGAACTCGGCACCAGACATGACAAAATTATCCACACCAGCTGCCATTTTAGAGTATGTTGGTGTTGCTAGGCAAAATTTGGTTCAACCTCCAAAAACGGAAGGTGCGTTTAGTTTCCTTAGAAGATGTTTGGGCAAGGTTGGATGGTATAGTTCAGAAATTTATCGGCTTCAAACATAGATCGATTGTCTGGATAATTGATGATTGGCGTGGAAGGATGTAGTCATACAGAATATGTTGAGGCTATTTCTCATCGGAAACATCCATGCTGGGGCATACAGGCAGTTCATCGACATACCCGTGGCTCTAGTGTCATGTAACTCTCGACGATTTGcgaaacaaaaaagaaatgcgCCATAGTATCCAAAATATCACTTACATATTTACAAGACTTAAACGCTGCATTCCAATGGAGTCACAGCGTAAATCATCCCATGCTTTTACCACCAGTGGAAATTACTTATTTCGTACCCCCATCCATTCATATGTCCATAGGAATTGGATAGCAAATTATGCAATTGGTTGAACAACGCTACCGGGAGCTACGTAGACAAAACAACGCTAAATGAGAGAGATTCAATCTTATATGAACAATGGGCAACTTGAAGATTAGCTGGCTAAGCTGaccttaataaaaataatcttCAGTGTTAAAACTCACAAATTGCTAAGAAAAAAAGCTTCTAGTTCTTCAAACTGTTCCGGCGCTATTTGTTTGATTCCAGTAATAGATGTCCCAAAACCAAATCAATGTGTACTGTTCAAATGGTAATGCGCCACATAACGAACAATGTGTTGTTATTCGTCAGGGCAGCAGTCATGTATTTCACCACCACCAGTGTAGTCCATACTACTGGCAAAAGGATTTCAACAACTATggtaatgatatttcaaaccgAACGTGATTTACCATTTGTTATCAAAGAGCCCTAGAAATTCGTTTATTGCCTGATCGATCATCTCCGAAATCAATTCACTCGGAAATTCAATATGGGTCCAATATAAATAGCCCTTGATAATAAGTTGCATGAAAATGGTATTGCCTGGCAATCTAATAGTTTTACTGGTAATCATGTACACAAATTATTGAAGATCCACACCCATTCTAAAAACTCCTTGAAGTTATTGAGACTTTTTGATCCATTCCCATCAGAAAAATTTAAATTACTTACACTTAACACACAATTCAGTGACATGTATGCATTGTATACAGCATATCACTTTCTTCAAGACGAGATAAACAGCTTGAAACATCATCGTCATGATTTTGATTGTTTCCAACTAAATTTACCGCATCGACAATAACAGCAAGAACGcagatacatatatatcatGTTCCAGAGTTAAGATCGGGCAAGGACACTCTTGATGAACAAGGCCTTCAGAGTAAACATGCGATCATGAATGAAGATTGTCGAACTTGTAGCGCTGTGCGCAATCAGGTTCTTCTTAAACGCACGAGACTGCTGACAAGAATTGATAATTGGGAAACTCAGTAGCGTTTTGATGTTTCATATTCCACCGGTTCAGAATCTGGGAACTCGGCATTgtgaatttttctatttcaccgagttgagaattgGTATAACGAATATTTTTTCGAATAATTTTTAGTGAAATTCACCGAAATCATCCGTAATGAATAAGGGGGAATCTGCCGTGTATGTGTAAACTCGGAATTGATAATATATTACTTTAGCGAGGTAAAGAATTAATAAACGATGAAAAAAATGGTATATGATTACCCCTCAGAATGTGTTCGGAGTGCAGACTACCATTAACGCTCATGAATTATGCAAAACGCTAGCGTTAAATATGCACTTGATTTAGGCCCTCACCTGAATTAGTGGCCTATGAACATTTATCACCCTCGCTTGTTGAATGTAATTGACATTTGCAATAATTCATAGATACAAATGACTTATACCCTTCTTTAATTAAGGTAGAAAAAGCCGCAGTTTAAAGCTGCAGCACAGTCAGTTGCCAACAAAGGTACAGAGCCAGCAGCCCCTTTCTCAAAGGGACTCTATACCCCATTCAGATAATGAGTTATATGTTGTATCGAGGTCATCAAGATCCCATTACTTCCTACTAATACCTCATGCCCGATTTTTTTCTATACACCTACGTTGAGGCCACTTGTTAAATTGTTAAGGAAAATGTATGCCGATCCAGACTTATTTGATATTCAGCAGACCCAAAAGAAGTGATTTTCAGACCCAGTTTGTTTGAATGTCATACAACCAATTTAGGTGACGAATGTTATTAAATCACTACTGACTCAAATGGCTCAGATTAATTGGGAGTTTGTGAGAAAGACGGAAGATCATTTAGTTGctatatctaaaatataaggACTTTTAAGGGATGATTAACCTGGGTTAAGAGGGAGTAGAATGGAAGTAGCGGGTATTGAAAATACCATATAGGTTAAGGTTAGAAGCGGGTGAGGAAATAGTTTAGGAATGTGTGAAACGTACAAATTAGTATATAAGTCTAAGGTTTTTAAAGTTAGAGAGTACAAAAAGAGAGTTGGGCGATAAAGCAGAGAGATATGTTACACTAAGgagaagaaaataaagaagCAGTGTGGTCGTATAAGAAAACTTGTTATAACTTATATTACCCTCAGAAGGGAGAACGCTTAGGACAACCCAAATGAACAAGCCCGTCAACACCATTGGTTGAGAAAGTAGTCACACACCAACTACTAGCAGAACTTTGTGACACAACAACTCTTCGAGAATTCCGTGgcaattacaaatggtacAGATTTTCAAAGTGACATTACGGTTCGATGTCGCaggtattgaatttgaaagacCACGGGTCATGGTATGAAGGTGCACAGACAATACTATAGATTACCAGACAACAGATGCGAGTGGCAAAATAGACAACTAGTTGACGTGAAGGGGACACATTTGGAGGAGATCGCTGTGGACAAAGAAAGAAAAGGTTAAATACCTCTATACAAAGATATGGTAGCCATAATAATTCTTGTCAGCAACTTTATTTCATGAACAATAAACATGAAACTCAAATGCAACCAGCAAGAAGTGTTTGAAACAACGAACAGTCAACTCCctatataccgcccacatggGTGTAGAACGTTTTACATGGTATAGAGTGTATGGCGGTGTATTGGAGGTGCTTTACTacgtatttgtatagagatgtacattgagaaaacctggcggcaGGAGGGGGTTGCTGTAAATATGATGGTGGTTTATCGGGGGTTAAATGTACCCCAAAATCTTGGTTTTCCGATCAACTCAAAAAAATGTTGGTGTATTTTGTGGATGCTAAGGTTTCAAGATTGTAAATAAAGTCTGAATTCAGATGTAGCAGCTGATTGGATTAATAAATATATTGTACCATAGTAGAGGCTAGCGACATTGACACTAGTGCCGATACTAATTCCATCCTAGGTTAGATAAGGCGTGATAAGATCTTAAATAGATCGAAATAACTTCCTCCATTTCAATTGACTTGAACAGGACAGTAAAACGTTCAAAGTACAATGTacacaaatacattattcaccTAAACTTTACAAACGCAAACGTACAATGCACATTACAaggaataaaatatatttaaaagcATAATTAAATTAAAACTTTTCATAGCGGATATTTGAAACTTATAGCCATTGTCATCGTacatgaaataagaaattagCCTCCGCTCTGAAGTCGGATCCTTCGAATGCTGTTCGATTTGGCTAAATtccaaattgaattttcaatgaaaatttcattggGGACTTGTTAAAGATAGTATTAGGGTAATAAAACTATCGCCTGGACAATTTCAACCACTTCACTGGTTAGCAAAAAAACAATGGTTGCTATGAATAATACACGTCCAGAGTTATTAATCAAATTCCCATTGACCCAAGTGACAAAATGGTTAGTACCACTCATTATGATTAGCTAAgtctatatttttaaaatggaCCCACCTTCACTTTCCCATGGCTAAGCTATGCATACATTTGAGTTAGAAAGCCTACTGATACATGATGCCTAGTGATAACTTGTTAAACTTTACACATATTGAATTAGCGTTTTTCTTAGGACTTGTTTTAGGACTTATCTCAGGAAAATGGGATTTCTAGATAAACCTCAAAATCCGGAAACCGGCTCACATCTATACGaaaaggtatatatatatatatatatatatatatatatatatatatatatattatataagaGTATGTTTATGGGGTGATGATATCAAACCAACTTAGGGGGTCCAATTTTAGGACCTACCAATGAGCTGGCATATACATTGTACATTTGCATAATATATACACCCCGTAGGTAAATTGGTTGTACATTTGCATAATATATACACCCCGTAGGTAAATTGGTACACAACCCATaggtgaatatgaaatatacattcGTATGTATAAACCACTGCAGCTAACAAACACGCGATTAATTCACCGAGTTCATGGTTAGCCTTGCAAAGATGCTACATAATTCACAAACAAGCCTCTGGATGAAGACAAATCCGACATCGGGATAATTGTGATACGTAATTGTACATTTCTTATTGATCAAAACCTTTTCAAGCTTTGGATTAAAGCAAATCACCGTTGATAATGCAACTGCCGGGGTACTAATCCCAATCAATTCGACAAAGCTAACTAGAGCACAAACTTTAGCTAACTAGTACCAGGCCCGTAGCCAGGGGGTGCGTCGGATACGAACACACCCGTCCCCCACGAAAGAAAAGGACCGCAATTTAACCAATGAAAACAATTGTCCCTAAGAAAAACTGGTCGATCTATTTGCTATACTCTGCATatgtcattttcatattttatcagAGTGCCACATATTAAAAGATATTGAAAGCCAAATGAGAGCTGACTTCGCATCAAAACTTTGAGCCGTCACTTGACTTTACTGGCATGGTTAAGGTCCATTTGTAGTTTATATCgctccccccccccctggaAGGCCCTGGCTAAATACGGACCTGAGTACTGCTAATTAAATTTCAACActgattttagatttgataatgCAGCTGTCAATCTGCTATCTGTACCCGCTCCTGGACGATCGACGTCGACCTTTTCGATATCCTGACGATCGGTAGGGCATATCTAGGGTCTGAATTTGGGGGGGAGGAAGAAAAATTGTACCTCGCTTAGTTGGCCATAAGGGAACCATCATTTTGGGCGCATGCAAGCATGGGGTCTGGGGGGGGGCTCTTTTGGATTTTAATGCCATTTTAGTGCATTCTGAGCACTTCTGCGAACATTTTactttattttagggggtATCCGCCCCTGACAGGTTTTTGTCAGGTTTGCGAAAGCCTGTCAATAACACTTGTGTATCATTTCGAACTGAGGGCAGAGGAAGGCGAATGTCTGTCGAAAATATTGCCATTGAAATGACGATGTTTGACGttaaaatttcataatttagtGTCGATaacaatttttaattttaactGTAAAAAGGATTCGAACCGTAAATATACGTTACAACTTCGGTGCTTATATATGACACCACTGTGAAATTACACATTTTACCACCTGTCCTCCGTTACATACAAGAAACAGGATCTTTCATTATCTTCTCACCGTGAACGAAAGAAATCTCAGTATAAGTGAGAAATTAGCTTTCTCACTTAGACTGAGATCTCTTTCGTTCACAGTGAGAAGATAATGAAAGATGAGAGCTGTCTATGTTTGAGATACAGTAACTTTCTTGTGATGGACGCAATACAATATCATTACTTTATGAGGCCAATCTACTTGTATTATAATGATAGATAACCTTCCCAGACCCGTGCTTTATTATTCAGTTTTGCTTTGCAACGGTGGCAATGTTTGTTGTTAATATCATCTTAAAAGTTATAGGCTATGGTCGTGCCTGAAATCCTCAGCGTATTGGTGATATCCTGGCTAACCTCGAAGTCttgatgatcagtttttaatAGGATAGGGATAATAGTCTCTCGATTATCTGAGGTGGGTggatacagacagcagattgaccGCTGCACATTTCGATTacttaatgaatgaattgtcttTGGTCACATGTAAAAAATGGAGCTGGCTTTCTTGACAAGGCAATAAAAATTGGGGCAGTTGACTGGATTTCACACAAGTAGATTTCCATTCCTTTGCGACTCTGCCTTTAGGGAAAACTGAATTAAAATTAAACAGATCTCTTATCAATGTCacatcatttattttatttcttatatgCTCAGATAAATGGAACAAGGTACATATATACTATGTAGAGAACGAGTTTTGAATTTGACTACATTAACGGCTCAAATGATACAGCAAACTAAACTACAACTAGAATGTGGCAGCAACACCACGTATTCCATGAACCCAATGGCTATTTAGATTGAAAAGTAGAAGTATAATTCGTTAAGTCATCTGATGCAAGCGCTAAAAATGGATTATTCacacaaatcaaaaatttGTTAAGTCATCAGATGCAGTTgctaaaaattgattattcacacaaatcaaaaatttGTTAAGTCATCAGATGCAGTTgctaactaggggtccagggacaccattgccacttggaaagtggtttcaaatgctcaacaatctaaaatttcaatattcaacgcctccTTGTGACcgtatacaaaaaccaatgaccttgaaactcaccacaatgaTAAAACAGGTCATAacctacaattttgcaatcgattatggtaacaaaatatacctaggtaccaatataataaggaaatgctaagttattctactattcaacggcccctggtgaccatatagaaaaactaattaccTTTAagctcaccacaatcatagaccatgtcatgagctacaactttgcaatggatggtggcaacaaaatatgcataggtatgaatataatatagaaatactaagttattgtattattcaacgccctctggaggccatatacaaaaaccaatgaccttgaaattcactagaatcatagaacatgttatgagctacaactttgcaattgattgtggttacaaaatatgcataagGGACCATTTAATAAGTACGTACGCACAAAATCTCCGATTTTCTACCCCTCCCCCTATGTACGCAAGTGTACTAAAACTGAGactcacccccccccccccctttgAGTACGTACGCACTAATGTGACACGAGCTGTACTAAAACTGACACCTACCCCCTTTGAGTATGCCACGTGTTGAGATATATCAAACTATGCGGCGATACTAGTGACCTTGAGTCTCGGAACCAATATTGTTGGGTGTCAGAAATAAACGGAACAATAAGAACAACACTATAGGCAATTGACCCGCTTTATTAATAACACTTTATTAATGCATGTATGATGTAAACAAGCTTCTGTTTGTATAATCAGGTCTATCGCATGCGTACGTACGAAATTGTCTGAAGCAACCCCCTCCCCATACGCAAATATACGCATTCTACGTAGAATgacaactaaaactatgaatGACCCGGCAAAGTGAGAGCCTGAGTTTCATCGgaggtttttcattatcatacggCCCTAATTAGGACAGAAGCTCCCAATGAAAATTTGAGGCCAGTGTGGCGGGTACTAACGAAATAAAGTTTATCGACTGACAtggtttttaataatttcacgatAGGATTGCTTTAATTAGGCAGCCAAGCAACATCTTCACTCAGAATCGTTGTTACGTGCGACCTGCACATTGGCGCTTtttatctataactgatacaTACACACAGTGACACGAGATAAGGCTATATTGTCTACGCGACTGTACGCGACTGTTTTCAACGCGAACGCTCATCACTATGCCGcgattaacaaactaatacaaataatcaggCTCCAAAACGGATCGTTAATGCGAACGTCAATAAAATGAcatcaattaatgatgataaacaaattattcCAGTCGTGTTAATATCACtcatctttaaaaaaattcgaTGCTATCAGCTGATTAGTATCATCGACATCGAATCAGCCGTGTGGCGAACACGGAAGTAAATTTCCACAATTTGAAACCAGAATTTTGTCAGATATCTTGATGCAACGTTACCTTATGCACAGGATTTCAAAACTGGACGAATCATTGAACACATCGCAcacaataaatcgttatatcatacGCCTTGAGTATCAGTATTTTcgctagaaatgatgaatatgaacCGCTTCAATTGCGCTGCCATTTTGTGCCACCTCATTTACATATTCAACGAATGCTATGACGCCATGATGGAGTTCAAACCGGGTCAACACAAATTTTATATAACCGAGATTTTGAGATTTTGACGAAACCGAGTTTCGTCTTTGAAAGCCCATAACTACCGAACAAAACGTTGGATCTTGACGAGATAAAGTTCTTCCGACGCAAAttgcattgaattttcacatgtgtTATTTTGAACAATTAAAGATGCTGCATAAAAAAACGTGCTCAgataaatcgaatttttgacACTTTTtggttaatttctcaaaaaatatgaaacccacGGCTTTCAACTTTGCGCACCATAAAGacaaattaaaacaaattacgaaatatattATTGCTTAATCGGTTCAATTCGCCCATAAGTAGTGAAATTACAGGCTACTGAAATTGCGTTTGTGTGTGCTAAAAATAGCTTTGAGCGTAGTGTATTAAGCATACGAATGATTATCGATCGACCAGACCGTTGACATAGGCtaaaaagtgaaaaaagtcctgattttggcgaacaacaatggctgccagtcggccatcttgaatctgacagggccagtttttgggctgaagatgtgtctagggtagatacatgtgtaacccaaatatcaagtcaatccattgaagcgtcttcaaaacttcctaaaataactagattccgtctacggacgaacggacgaatgaacggacgacggacgaaaagtgaacgcaatagcccgctgggactaaagtcccaagtgggccaaaaattgattattcacACAAATTAAAAATTCATAGTCATCAGATGCAGTCGCTAAAAATCAAGACTGATGATAGCTAACAGTACTTAGTAGTTCATTGCCTGGATCAAAGATCTAATATAGCAATTCGTTGGAAAATCTAAACCAGTACAACACAATAGATGTCAATTACTCACTTCACTAAACTACAAATTTTTGTTTGCCTGTTATGTAATTATGAACCCGTGATCTTATTTGGGCAGTTGTTCTTCCCTTTAGTTTATCGCAAACTTCCCTGATTTTAGATGCGGGAGGCATCTTCTTCGATTCGATGTAATCCTTCATAATGTTGAAAAATACTGTATTTTCTTCATCTGACCATCGTTTTCTGATGACAactgaacaaaaaataacaaatagTCAAACCAGAACCCgatcaatatatttatttcaaagctATTTCTATTATGTTCGTTCTAATTTTACTTACCATTTCTTATTGGTTCATTTGTGATAGAAATGGTAGATGTAGATGCACACACAGGTTTCACTGCACTATCCACTAACTTTTTTAACATTACCAGAGGTTGTATCTGATGTTTCTGCTTCGTCAAATTGAGCCGAATGCAAAGGCAGAGCTGAAATTAGAATGAAGGGAAATtagaatgataataaaacaaatacaaatacatgtatctagaCAATCTATGTCAGTATGGAGCactgtaaaaataaaaacctgcCGCCCTCGTCACTATTCCAAAAAGggctgatgagaaacaagagTATTTCTTTGCATGGCTTTGGGTTGCTAAGGTATAGATTTTTTTAgaagatattgattttttcaagCAAGTGAGTCTCGCGAGGAAGCGTTTTTGAGTAATACAAAAGAGgaactgaaatatttttggagGCAATTTTAGCCACTTTAACTTCAAACACAGTCTTGTATGTGTAAACACTGAAAAGCACAAGGTCAGTGTAggtataatttatttattgaaacctGATGTGTAGTTGCTGAGTACTGAGCGGTCAAAGCGCCGACTGAGCGCCAGTCTGAAATTTAGGCGTAAAATAACGACTACGCGACTGGGTGGGTGGTTCATGCAAGCTCATGCAAACTAGAGGACCAAAGGTCCTGTGCTCTCGAGGTCCAGTTTTTTTAATAATAGGGCCTattaatgaaaacatattacattattcattctactactttttaaatatgcAGATCTGTTCACCTGGTGCCCTGGGCCCTACGGTGAGACTGGAGCCTCAAACAGTGGtaggcaggaacaaatacgtcAGATCGATTTGTTTTACCTTAAAAACTTGAGAGTGAGATATGGCCGgttaaaaagttcaaaaagatCGACAAACCAAAGTGTATCACATTCAAAGACTTTTTAATACGACAACTTCAATGAAAATCTATGATAAAGTTTACTTCATTCAAAATACTTATTTCACTGTATGAAAAACGCGCATATTcataattagaaatattgaatacaaaGTTGCCGGATCTATTTTTGCAGCGTATCTAACCCCATTTATCGGATCTTTCGTTAATTCGATGACTGTAAAAATGGTGTGCTTTGGTTCACGGTAAACATACGCGACACAATGCCGACACGCTCGCAATAGCTCTCTCGTTCCTCGAGagctaaaaaatgtttataGGGCCCGGTTAAACCCTCAGTATAATAATGGACTTCCAGAAGTCTCCAAAAGCCCATTACTGCAAGTTTTAAAATTATACACAGATTGATGCAGATGTCAATGTCTGCGACAGATTATCCCCATTCTTCTAATATCTTATTGTGTGTAGTCATTTGCCAGGTACAGCAGATTCATGTATAGCTGATTGACTACATAGTAACATAGTAATAATGACTTACTGTCGATTTCTATATCATCTAGGTTCTTTCCTTTAAAATCCTTTACTTGGCCATTTTCAACTGCAATAAGTAGCCGAGCTACTTTTGATTTCTCCAATAGTGATGACTGAAGACGATAATGGTTTATATGTATGTTGACATCGTGTCCCATATGGTCACAGAGCATTTTCAATTCCTCAGGCTTCATGTCTAGAATCTGAACAAAATTAAAGGGATACCATGATTAGATTATTGATAATCATTAAAACAGAGAAATTAAAAACTTATGAAATGGCTATTAACCTGTGAAGTAGTGGCCAGATATCGACGTAGAGCAGATGTTCTGATAGACCCTGGCTCCAAAAGATTCGGGCATTCATTCGTTACCACTCTGAATGCCTCACAGCCATCGAGAGGCGTTCGACTAGATTTGCTCTGACTAAAACACAAATTGCGACGTGTTTAGTTTTTAAAGGAAAAATCACTGATACCATGAATCGTAACCTgtattacagtaaacctcaccTAACTTGGACAAACTAACAAAATCCGAGATAAGGATAGGAAAATACGTTAGGAAGTCAGAAGACagtgattttgtttttctccGAGTCAGTAAAAAGTCCAAGTTGGCCATGTCCGAGTAAAGCGAGGTATACTGTAACGCACAAAAAGCCTTTGATAgacaattgaaaataaatggatgacaATGTGAAGAATATGGCATTTCAGACATTcggaaaaaaattatattcacttatgaaaaaaatattcgtaAAGAAAACGATCTAGTGACAATCgaatattatttctttcaaataaacaacaatgaattaaaaatgtgGTAGAGATTTATGGAATTTaagcaaaatgaaaaaacattgTGGGAGACCAACAATATAAAACTACTTGTTTTGAGTTTTATACCATTAGAAACCATGAGAAACTTACCGGGCAAACAAGTAAGGATTCAACTTGTTACTGTTGGTGTTTGAAAGGTATTCAATGGAATCGACCATATCAGTTGTCATTAAAATAAATGCCTTCCTAAGACCACGGGTGCTCTTTCCACGTACCTCAAATAGGCTCATCCTAGGAATTGAAACACAGCATCATAACTAGATAAACAGCATGAAGACTGACTTAGAAACTGGCAAAATACTTGACTATTGACAATTTCGATAGtggatacatgtatataccaAATATCACGAAGATCCAACCTATTGTATCAACTGATGGATGGACGCCTGCCCCTAAGATAGACAGACAACAGCGTTGAGCtacaaatttgcaattgaCCGTGTGGTTACccaatatgcctaggtaccaattaATGGAAAATTTGTATTCACTTCAATACACTGGTGGGGAGCAGAAATCAGCAGCCTATCGGCTGATATAGCTGGGGTGTTTTGTAaacttcattatttttatttatctaATGGCCCCATCACTAAGGGTATCTTAAAGGAAATACAAGCACAGCCatcgaaaacattttcaaaatttccctcgaaaacttcaaaaatgtggcTAAAAAGTGTAGGACTGGTAGCGATTCATAGAAATGTGGCCTCGATCTCCTAGGGCACCCCGTGGAGGTCAAATCCGAAAATATTAGTTAAAGCTTTGGCATACAGACCATACAAAAGTTCATCTTGAACTGATAAAAACTGTAACACTAGTCGtgattcatagaaatattgGTCTCCACTTTCGTGTCCATCGACCCAATCTTTTCAATCtaatgggccctgggggatcTAAATGTATGTGAAAGATCAAGAtgattgaagcgtcttcaaaataaccctcgaaaaattttaaaaatatgtaaaatagcTGATCTCGAT from Tubulanus polymorphus chromosome 12, tnTubPoly1.2, whole genome shotgun sequence includes:
- the LOC141913860 gene encoding uncharacterized protein LOC141913860, whose protein sequence is MEQCMKIKSPDSKQWTFMAQLTLVRIAMFNKRRVSEVAEIKRHEINECQQTENREILQSLDKVEQALVKRMSLFEVRGKSTRGLRKAFILMTTDMVDSIEYLSNTNSNKLNPYLFARKSSRTPLDGCEAFRVVTNECPNLLEPGSIRTSALRRYLATTSQILDMKPEELKMLCDHMGHDVNIHINHYRLQSSLLEKSKVARLLIAVENGQVKDFKGKNLDDIEIDTLPLHSAQFDEAETSDTTSVVIRKRWSDEENTVFFNIMKDYIESKKMPPASKIREVCDKLKGRTTAQIRSRVHNYITGKQKFVV